Genomic DNA from Anguilla anguilla isolate fAngAng1 chromosome 17, fAngAng1.pri, whole genome shotgun sequence:
AGTAAGGAGACAGTTTGCGGTGACAAGATGACTAACCCTCCTTATTATACCAATAGATATATTTTTCTGCTAACCCAGTCAGTATGTTCTCTCCAACTCAAACtctcattaataataattccCAAGAATCTTGTAGTTGACACTTGAGGCAACTCAACAGACTCAattgtaattttagataaaTCCTTAGAGTATGATTTTTTGCCACTGAAAatgataaagatttttttaaatattcaaagatAGTTTATTTAATATGAACCATGTAGCGTAGGCAGTTAAACCAGCATCAGCATCCTTTATCAGTGAATTGAAATTTGAATGAGAGAGAACTAGAGTTGTGTCATCTGCAAACATTATTGGAGAAAGGATATTTGAGACATTAGACAAATCATTAATATTGATGAGGAATAATAATGGTCCAAGAATGGACCCCTGCGGAACCCCACAAAGTAGACTGGCCTTATTGGAATAGCAACTTTTAACACAAACAAACTGTCTTCTGTTGGAGACATAATTTTTTAACCATTTGTACGTAGTATTGTGAAAACCAAATTTATGCAACTTATCCAATAAAATATGATGGTTAACTGTATCAAAAGCTTTTGAATGGTCTATGAAAATTCTACAGGTAAATTCATTATTATCAAGTGCAGAGGTAACTTTGTCAATCAGGTGAAGCAGTGCCACATAAGTGGTGATTTTTTTGGAAACCATACTGATGCTTGTAAAGATTTGAATTAGAATCTAGATGAAAAAGAATCcttttgtatataattttttctaatatttttgaaaaacatggcaAAATAGATATGGGTCTATAGTTATTAAAACAACATGGATCATCTGCTTTAAACAGAGGAATATCTTTGGCAACTTTTAAATCCTCTGGCACAACGCCTGTTGTCAAAGACAAAGAACAGATGTGCGCAAGTGGCTGCAATATTGACTGTTTCACCTGTTTGACAAGGAATGCAGAAATATTGTCATGAccagctgaaaatgtttttagttcATCGATTATGTCACTTATTTTTTGGATATCAGGGGGCTTAAAAGCAGAGATAATAGGAATAATTCTTGGAATAAAATCCAGTGAATTACCATGACAAGCTGAAATTTTGTTAGCTAATTCAtaacaaatattaacaaaaaattcattacatttttgagCTATATCAAATGGATTGTTGAGAGAATTTTCTCCAATCAAAAAGACTGAAGGTAGCTCTGGGGTAGTCTTTTCTCTTTGCAACAACTGATTTATTACTTTCCACGTAGTTTTAATATCTTTTGAACACCTCTTAaatttttcactgaaatctttattttttgcagatCTGATggaatgaatatatttatttctatagGATTTATAAACACCATGGGTGAGAGGAGTAGGATTTGAGACATATTTTCTGTacagtttattctttttcctcAACAGCTTCAGTAAATCAACTCTAAACCAAGACTTATTGAACTCTTGACTGTATTTTTTGGAAGGGCTGCCAATTGGAAAACATTCATTGAAACTAAAGCTAATAACTTTCATAAAATTTTTATATGCAAAATCAGCATTATTTTCCTCATATAGATCATCCCACGAAATACTGGCAAGTATGTCTTTAAATTTAGAAATATCTGACTTGCTCATAATTCTTTTGTGCATTATTTTCTTGATATGTTTAGCTCTATTAACCTTGATTAAAGAGTACTGGAATATAGGAAAGTCTGAATACAACACCCCAGATTTCATTCCTTCACTCAAAGAGTTAGTTAAGATGTTATCAATCAAAGTTGCTGAATTTTTTATTAACTTGTGTAGATTTATGAATAAGAGGGAAAACTAACTAGAATAAAGAATATTAAGAAAATCCCCAGTAAGGgtatcaaatttattttttaaagaggttTATTTTGATATCTCCTAAAATGTAACAGAGTTTATTCTCATTGTTTATCAGGTCAAGAGAACTGGACAAACTTTCATTAAAATCTTTGATGACAGAATCAGGTGGGCAATAAATAACACCAACAATAACATTCTTTCCACCAGCGACACCAGAGAGCTCTACAAAATAATTGATTCCACCTCAGCCCTATCTGACTTCAGAGAGCGATCATCCCTAATTTTTAATTCATAGTCACCATGAATAAACAGAGATACTCCACCTCCAGATTTATTCTCATTTACGTAGAAAAGCAGATTGtagtaaaatatgcatatattaataaatattttcccatgaattctggaccaaaacaacaattgtttcggaaactgctgcacataatgaaatttatgatcacaaaaaatggaccgatgaggttttctttggttgttaaatcatcTTGGATATCTACCTTGAAATCAATGCGCAGCAAGCTGTTTTGCCCTCAACAGTTCTGAATATGCGCAGTAGAGGCCGTTTCCCGATACTTTCGGTTTCACCGACTGGCCACTCCTACCTTCTTTTATATCTCGATaactcctaccctctccagtaaAGTTCCTATGTACGATCTATGAGCGCACACGAGGAAGATAATAATGTCCGCGTCCAGTTTGAATGCGGTACGAGTGCGTTTGTGTTTCGAGTATCCCCCGCCTGCGGTGTCGGACTGCTGCATGTGTTGGTTGTTTGTTGACCTAAAAAAGTGTTGCGTGGTGGGGGATCTTGCGAGCATCATGAGGGAAAAGTTCGATTTCAGTCCCGGTACGATTTTAAACTTGTTCATTGACGACTGTTACTTGCCTCCCATGGAGACCGTTTACGTATTGCGCGACAATGATAGCATCAGGTAAGTAAGGTTGCATGCAAATATTCGCGTTTCAATAGTATTGCTGACTTGGGTCTTAGCTTTGTTACACACAAAATACGCTTGTTTAATAGAGTGTTGCAGTGATTTGCTATCAAAATCTAAGACAGCCTAAGACAGCTCCACGTTTTGTACTACGAGATAAATTATATCGTCACCGTGGATTTAGAAGCGGTTATGTGATTttatgggggcgacatagctcaggaggtaagaccgattgtctggcagtcggagggttgctggttgaaaccccgccctgggcgtgtcgaagtgtccttgagtaAGACAcgtaacccctaactgctctggcgaatgagaggcatcaattgtaaagtgctttggataaaagcgctatataaatgcagtccatttaccattaccatttaaaaagtaagttgctaacaagttgctatgtTGAAAcctatgtatattttttacaatCCCTGGTTGAAACTACGACGGTTGTCATGCTCAGGCGGActagtatggaaacttgagtggCGGTTGCCAGAAAgcgaccattgttgtagtttcaatatagcaacatGTTAGCAACTGTACATGAGAAAGGGACGAAAGTAAGGTTATGTGCAAACTAATAGGCCATTATTTATTGTGATATTATTCTACTTGATAAGAAAGAAGATCCAATTCCTTGGCTTAGGCTTGGCTTCATGTAATTGCACTAACATCTTTAAGCGACAAGCTTATCACCTGTTGTTGATTGACAGGGTGAAGGTAGAAAATCAGCCACCAGTGAATGACATTGAAGCCAGCAGTAAACCTGAGGGCCAGTTCcagaaagcaaataaaagacTCAGAGAAGCAGACGAGGATAACGAGGGGTTAAGGGTGAAGAAGAAAGCTCCGACAGAGAGCCAAAAGGTGGATCCCCAACCAGTCGTGGAGgcgaaggagaaggagaaaaagaaaaaaaacaagtcgaAGGAGAAGACTCTGCCGGTCaaaccaccagcagcagcagcagcagcagcgcccGTGAAGCAGACGACCCCCGTGAAAAGTCCGGCAGTTTCTAAATCCGCCACCATGCCTGTTGCCACGCCCCCCCTGCCCGTCCCCACGCCCCCCCTGCCCGTCTCCATGCTCTCCCTGCTCGTCCCCCCGCCCGTCCCCACGCCCCCCCTGCTCGTCCCCCCGCCCGTCCCCACGCCCCCCCTGCCCGTCTCCATGCTCTCCCTGCTCGtccccccgcccgtcccccAGCCCCGCCTGCCCGTCGCCATGCTCGCCATGCCTGCCCTAACCGACGCTGCCAACGAAGAACTGTCCTCATCATCGGAATCCAGTGACTGCAGCGAGGAGCTGCCTCCAGAAAAGGGCGCTGAAGTTAACTTTCCCGTTCCTTCTCCCTCCTGGGACTCCTCTCCCAGGACCACTGTGACCAAACCTGTCCCTAAGAAGACCGCCCCGCTGCGCTGGCAGTAAAGGCGCTTCGGGCAAAACTGCGGAGAGCCGGCTGAAGCGCAAAGTGTAGCCATTAGCAGCAAGGCACAGCGGCAGCCTTCCATTGGGTGCTGTATAATTGTGTGCTTAATGTTTAAACAAAGGAAGCTATGTGTGTGCAACTAGAATCACCTTAAACTTGTTTTTTAGCTTGTTCTGCTGATGTGCCAATACGTGAAAACAGCTGTTGCTTTGCAGATGGTGAAGTAGATATTGATTGATTTAGAAGCGAAATAAGCATTGTGAAACGTAGCTACATGACCCCGTGGGTCAgtgttacgtcccctgcctctgctggtctgggtagtgcaggtggaggtaattaCCTAACtgcttaattgcttgattgcctccacctgcctgtggcccaatataagcccagtattatgaggcaggggagattttcttttgtgtttgagGTTTTTGTAGTCTTTCTTTGAGATCTTCTTTTGGATTTCtcttgtgtgtggtttgtggtttgatttgtggttttgggtttgtagtttttggaagattgttttgtttgaactttGTGGGGTTTCCTTTGTTTAGTTTGTGattagtttgttatttattctaataaatgtctgggtttgtgtttttaaatcagtttctgGATTGTTGTTTTTGGGTACATTGGACTTGTGGCTTTTCGAGCCGGGCCGTAACAGTCAGGGTGGTGGTGAGaaggaaaaatacagaaaggcAGTATCTGATGATGTCAAATTCATAAAAGGCCATCTCACTGAATGTTAAGTTGAGGCTCACTCCACATACTGTGTGAAGTAGACTCTCCTGCTTGATCCTGTGTGAATAAAGGATTTTGATTTCAACACAGCAGCATCTTTTGTTTAGAagttttctctctcacactccttCAGTAGATACTGTGCTTGGGCACTGAATTTTCCACAACAGGAATATCagaattttgaaggaaaaataaaacttccctgattgtatttttaaactatATTGATGACCgttacatttcatatgaaaagctgattgaaatatgcattatgtagtgaaatatgaacattttaataaacatttttctatgacttctggaccaaaacaacaaTTCGGAAACTGCTGTACATAATGacatttatgatcacaaaaaattgatcgatgaggttttctttggttgttaaatcaccttggatttctacatAACATggcataacatgttaggcctacaaatctactactgtacatatcatcattcttaagtttcaaacattacattacattacatcacaggcatttagcagacgctcttatccagagcgatgtacgacaagtgcatcagttcaaggtgcagaggtgcaaaagaaacacactagagtgaagtaaagatcgtagtgccagaagtgaccacatagatcaggactccaaccctgtagggtaacctgttcagcaaacaaacaaacaatcctgccaagtacaaactagcactgaaatcacatttgcctaatcagaatcagacaaaaacaatattgccaaataaaaacaaacgtgatcgcattagcctaactaggtacattgagctaaactataggctagggaggggtggggagaggtgcagcctgaagagatgagtctttagtctgcgtttgaagccagattctctgctgttctgaccaccacggggaggtcattccaccagcaaggggccaggacagacagtagacgcgagcgggaagtacagacacgaagagggggaggtgccaagcgtccagagatggcagaacggagaggtctggctggtgtgtagggtctgataatcctctggatgtatcctggtgctgactccttagctgcctggtatgcaagcaccaaagtcttaaatttgatgcgagccataacaggcagccagtggaggtcagtgagcaggggggtgacatgggaatgtctggagaggttgtagaccagacgcgctgcagcattcttgatgagctgcaggggtctgatggcggaaaCATGTTGATACAATAAGGAAGGAAGGGGCTGATAAATAATGTTGTCCGAGAATtgggaaataatggtgtctgaaaAATGA
This window encodes:
- the LOC118217172 gene encoding coilin-like, which codes for MSASSLNAVRVRLCFEYPPPAVSDCCMCWLFVDLKKCCVVGDLASIMREKFDFSPGTILNLFIDDCYLPPMETVYVLRDNDSIRVKVENQPPVNDIEASSKPEGQFQKANKRLREADEDNEGLRVKKKAPTESQKVDPQPVVEAKEKEKKKKNKSKEKTLPVKPPAAAAAAAPVKQTTPVKSPAVSKSATMPVATPPLPVPTPPLPVSMLSLLVPPPVPTPPLLVPPPVPTPPLPVSMLSLLVPPPVPQPRLPVAMLAMPALTDAANEELSSSSESSDCSEELPPEKGAEVNFPVPSPSWDSSPRTTVTKPVPKKTAPLRWQ